The Nicotiana tabacum cultivar K326 chromosome 1, ASM71507v2, whole genome shotgun sequence genome segment tcgaattaacttatattcgacctcgttcgaattaattaaagtgacattcgacctcgtttgaattaacttacattcgacctcgatcgaattaacttatattcgaccttgttcgaattaattaaagtgacattcgacctcgtttgaattaacttacattcgacctcgttcaaattaattaaagttatgtTCGATCTCGTTTGAATTAATCCATACTCGACCCTGTTCGAGTCAACATCTATCAGCCTGGCTATGACTAAATCCAAAAATTCTTATAGTCAAGGAGACCAAACGATAAAAACATACAAGACCAAACAGAGAAGATTCtgaaacaaacaacaaaaataacattaaacattcaaaatattttttttacaaggGCTGAACAGACGCCCGCAAAAGGGAATACAAATTACAAGGGCATAATTATTCAGCAGCACTGTCTCTACCATCACCCTTACCATCAAAGTATGCGTCCTCGTACCAAGCACCATACTCAATCCCATCCAACCCCTCTTCGCCATTACTAGCCCCCTATGTAGCAGGGTCATAACCACAGGCGATCCGAGCTGCACGCGCCTAAGCATGAGCATCCTCAAAATCAGCCTAAGGAACTCTGTCCGCCATCATCAAATTCTTGAATATGTCCAGCTGGGCCTTGGCGTAGATTCACTTCTCGTACAATTCCCGCCGAACATCGGGGTAAGCAGAAGTGTGAGAGGAGGACGACTGAGCCAACAAATGCATCTTCTCGGCCTCAAGAGCAGCAGTCTGATCACTGGGGTTTGAGACCTCTCTCTCCACCCCCCAATCGCTCACCAAGCCGTGCCTCCCTGAGagtggttgtctccatatcattcACCCGTTCAGACCGGAGGACACGGATCGAATACTCCAATGCCGCCACCTTTGCCGTAGCCACCAATCGAGCTGACTCGACCTTCTCCAATTCTTCCTTCTTCTCaacaacttcatcactcaaagcATTAGCCCTTATCGTACACTGCTCGGGCTCGGCCCACTAAGATACAACTTGGGTCTGAAGATCCACACACTCAGCCTCAACTCCCTTGGTCACTTCAAGCTCTTCTTCTTTGTCCCAAAGCACCCCCTCGAGCTTGTTGTATTTACTAATGACCTTCATAAGCTCATCGTCTTTTTGCTTTAGCTCGTCTCTGATAGCTTGGAAATTCCCACTCGCACCAAACTACCGGTAGATCTCGTGGTGCTTATTGCAGTACTCACAGTACTTCCTTTCTATTTTCTTGAAAGTAGATTTGCGGCTCTCCCCCTCGGCGAGCACTCTTAATATCCAAGATGATGGTGTAtaaaaaaagaacagaaaagagAGTCAATCTAAGAAGAGAAAGGAGAGGAAGAAAAGATGCAAGGAATAGAAACTAGGAAGATCGGAAAACTTACCCTCAAGGCAAGGTCGGCTATGCCCGACGACAGGGTGGTATCATTGAACGTCGTCAAGGTCCTGCCTTCCGCATTAGAACAAAGGGGGCCCAAGGAGGGGAATATGTCCTCCGTGTTCACCAAAAAGTCGCGGTCTATGGGGATCGCGATGGTAGGAGAAGAACCCTCCAACTCACCTCCACCCGagtgaatcctttattataccTCCGCACCTCCTCGGGGTCAACATCAGAACCGGTTTCATAACCGTCCTTGGCAACACCCTTTACTCTCTCCTCGGTCGATGAAAGAACACCGACCGGCCTCAAGGACGATAGCTCGTTCATTACCACGGCATCATCATCCTCAGATGGCCCTCCAACTTCAACTGTAACCTCGGCCAAAGGAACATCCTCTACAACCCTGATAGACACCGAGGCTGCAGTCGGTAGATCTATATCGCCCTCTGACGTTGGAGAGGTTAGCTCACGATCATCCCTTGCAGATTCCGCAGCTCTAACTGCCCCATCGCCAACATACACCCTCCCCCTCTTAAGCAGAACTGATTCCTCCATGGTTGGTGACAACTCATCGATCAAATATAGCATGGTCGGGACCGGACTCTCTGTTGATTGGGTCGCTGATGGTCGACTAGGTCCGCACGAAACCGGGGGCTAAGAAGAAGTGGTCGACGGAGCGGACTGATCCGCAGTCGTAGCATGGGAAGACCCCGTCACGACACCTGATAGGCGAAACACGGGAGTAGGAGCCCTCGTCTTCCTCGATGCTCTTCGACCTAATGACAAAAGTAGGATTAAGTCAACCCGTACGATACAAAAAGGGAAAGGACAACCCAAAGGccgaagaaaaaaaaattcaagcaaGCAACTCACCAGTCGCTGAGGTATTGGGCCCAAATTTCTTGTGGAATGCTAGCCATTCACGAATCCCCACCGTATGAGGCAAGACTTGACTGACCCAGTCGTGAATGTCTGCAACCAATAGAGGGGACTCTTTCTCGGCTgaacaaaaaaaagaatagaaaatggaACAATTACGCTACCACCAAaatatgcaaaatgaacattCAACGGAGGTACTTACGACTTACGAGCATAGTTCCACGCTTCAGGAAATCCGTTAGTGTTTTCCACTACGCCCTCGGTCTTGATGTAGAAAAACttaaaccaaaaccgacgattggCCTTATCGTCCATCTTTACCACTACATTTTTGCCTCTATGGTGACGATGGTGTAACATCGTCCCCCTATGGAAACTAGGCGTGTAAAGGTGCAATAGATGGAGAATAGAGATCCCCCGGCTAGCCAGTTCCGCGTACTTTGTCAACATAAGGATAAGCTTGTAGATGTAAGGGGAAAGTTTGGTTGGGTAGACGTCATAGTCACGGCAAACTCCTCCGCCAATGAGGGAAGGGGAAGCGAATAGCCCACAATGAATGAATACACGTAGAATGCGCAATATCCAAGGTAGTGAACCTGTACTACATCACAGCCAATCGGGACCAAGTCGATGTGGGCCGGGATTCTGAAGTTGGCCTTAAAATTAGCAAGGACAGCAATGTCCATTTCAGATTCTACGGCCTCAGGATCGTCTTCGGGCCGTTTGAGAAGTCAGACCTAGCCTCCTTCTTACGTGGGATTATCTCATCTACGATGGGAAAACTCTCATCCTCTGCAACAATGGCAGCCCCATCGTCATGAGGGGGTTGCTTACCGCCAATGGAATCGGGTTGGAGGTCCCTCCGGAAGTAGAAGATGCATTaaccattttttattatttatatgagAGAATTACGATCAGAGAATGGGTAAGAGCAGCGGAAATTTCGAGAACCAGAGAGAACTGGGCTATGAAGATGGAGAAGACAAAATCAAAAACaatggagaagaagaaagatataGAGGTTCGAATGCTTGGATACACAAAGGAtcaagtaaaaggtttctatccTTATTTATAAGAAATCCAGGCACCTTAATCGAAAATACCAATCGTCATTGCACAATTATCGAAATGGCAAGGACACGAGAAATGATGTAACGCATCGGGAAATGCGTAATAATGACGCATGGTGTAATGACATCATTCTGAACCGACGTAACGGTAAAGTGTTGGCTCGCGAAGCGCCACGTTGTCACCTCACCATGAGTGTTACTGCTCGACCTGCCCACCTAAAATCTTTCAACTACGACTAGCGAAGTCCGCTCATCAGGCCGTTTGAGGGACGACTTCGATAAGAGaaaggactaactgtatgggtcaaaatctgactaAGGATATTAGTACGAAGAGGTGCTATTAGAAGTAGTTTAGCCAAGGTCGACTAATGACTGATGGATTCATTGCTGAGCAAACAATCACGGCCGAGGTCAAATGCCAAGAGTAACAGTAATGCCTAGTTTTGTAATAAAATATTTAGGAGAATATTCCACTAAATATTCTCTATACTTCTACTTTTAGGTTTGATTAGGGgcatgtcccatataaataggaAGGGAGAGAACATGAAAGGGGGGAACGGGGATTCTGATAAGAACTTTCTTGAAAAGTTGACTCTCTAGATAGATACAAACATTACCTTTCTAAAGAGATTCAATTCATTGTTTATTCTATACTGTACACATCAGATCCGAGAAAGTCTCCAATATTCTCATAGTTATTTGTCATACATTATTGTCAAAAAGAAGAATCATCAACCTCATTCAATATTGcgtgaatcattctccttatttatatttagtgtcatttattgttatttaatgcTTGTTATTCTCATCCCATTATTGACGTTGAACATTTAATACATATTGCATTAAATATGTCCCGACACTGTCCTGCGCAATCTCCTTATGCCAATTTTAGATctgaagttattatttttaactaGAATTAATCCCtttatctttttaattaattagtttaaccaaAGGTTCATATTTTTTTGTCAAACAAATACCATCTTCATTTTCTGAAGGGATTTTATTTAGTCAAATGCCTATATATAGAACATTTATTTGGCAGCAAAATTGATAGAGGTTAGaggaaaaaatttattttgtgcCTTACAACATTAACACTAATTGTGTGAGGCCTCTATTTTGTCTCACAACTGTGGGGTCCCAGATTTTTGCGGACCCAAATGTGTAAGATATGGGTCCACAAATCTGTGAGATAAAAAGAGGTCTCATACAACTTGTGTCAATTGTGTGAGGCACAAAATAAAATCAGTCAGGTTAGAGTGTCCCTAGAGGTGTCATTTCACTAGTTGAAAGCATGAATTCTATAACCAACGGTTCTCAAAGTTAATAAGCAAAGGCGAAGTCAGGATTtgaattttaataattttgaaattgtCACTGAATTAATAACTCGTTTTAATTACTGGATTCGCAATTAAaaatttagatatatttaatgaattttctaATATAAATATAGTGTCTAAGCAAAAACTATTAAATTCGTTTGAACCCATAATACTCTGCTCCGCCCCGCCAATGAGTCAAAATCACTAGCATATAGACTAATGAGAAGAAAACAAATGATGTTTATCCATACTGTCCTCTTTTCCTTAATTTCTCTATTTTGAATTatggattttatcattttatCGAGACAAAAATGTACAAATAAGATCAACCAAAAATGATATACAGTCAAACTTCTCTATAATAgtcttatttttttcaaatatttttagatGTTATAGTGAAgtgctgttatagagaacatatattataacataacataaaaattggttccaGAAAAAGTATGACTTTTATattgaagtgttgttatatagagATGTTGTTATAAAGAGATTTAAGTATAAATTCTGTAGAAGTTATTATCAGCTTTCAAGAAGATACAGAGTTGACTGAAGAAACGCAGGTCAAGTCTAATAAATCTAATTAATTAGGACGATAATCAGATAAAATAGGTAACCACGATTCTCTTCCAAAAGTCAGCTGAAAGCccccaaaatttcaattcaattTACTGGCACCAACCAAACTATCTAGAACTCAGATTCAATCTTCTAGATCTAAGAAGCATCAATAATCTTCCGTTATTAGTCTAACCCCGTTAGTCAAATTGAAACTAGCCATAATTAATTTTCAAGAATTATTTAAGTTATATGCATTGACATTACAACAAAAATTAgttataccaaaaaaaaaaaaaacagcagcCTGATACACTAAGCTCCTGTTATACGCGGGGTTCGGGTAAGGGACGGACCACAATTAAAATTCTTATAAAGTAATTGTAGGtaaatatttataataaatattaattgaTAACCTGGTGGTAGTGGGGGAAGTACAGGCATAGCCATTTTTAAGGCTGCTATTTAGGGATTAGCTagtacttattttgtcctgaaaatttgaattaaaaatcttaacttcaggaCTCTGAAATTCAGGATTTGGTTAATTTTTAAGTAACAGCCCTCTAGAATGACTATCAGGACACATTAAGTGTAACACTTTTTCTATAATTAATTTCTTCtagtatttttttataattaaattgaCAATATAGCTAGCTAACCAGTCACATGGCTaaactttttagttttttttaaagtaaaaatcttgtaatttttaccttaaaatatTAAATGTATTTAAGAATTAACCATAAAACCTAtttttgataaaagaaaaaaaatgggcCCCAAATCTTTTGGGATCTAAAACCTTTGCTTTAGTTGCTTTGATGTTGAGCCGGTACTGCCTAGTAAAAATGGTACTATCTAATATGCGATTCATAGGTTAAATTAAACTACAAGTGTAAAAATTCTTTAACTGTGTACATAACTTAAATCAAAATTAAGACTTacattcaaaaagaaaaagaaaaaagcaaaaatagAGAGATATTTCCAAGTAAGAATTAGTAGGAATTATAGGAACTAACAATAACTggaccccaaaaaaaaaaaatcaaagccaCAATGCCCCAGCTTGTTTCAATACAGGAGTTAATTCACCACTAATATGAGCAGCCATAATCCGATCCAAACCTCCAAACAACTCTCCTCCGATAAACACCGCCGGAAACTGCAAACCACCATCTTTCCGATCACCGCCGCCGATATTCTCCAGCTTCACCACCacctcattttcatatttttcttcaatgtCATAAATAACAGGGTTCACTCCAAGAAAATGAAGCAAACATTTTATAACATGGCTCATACAACAGCCGCACCGACCGAAAACTATAACGGCGTTTTCTGTTATCATGTTCTTGACATCCCCTTTTGATTCTTGATTTAATAAAGAGGAAGATTTGTTTAGAGTTCTGAAATCTGTTGGAAAATGTTGCCATAACTTGTATGGAAGTGCTTCTTGCATTGTGAATATTTTAATATAGCTAACTCAATAAAGAAAGAGGGTTGCGGCGATatgattatttttgtttttcttaggtGTAAACCAAGATTGTGATGAGGAAATATAGGAAATTTTGAAATAGTTATATAGAGTTAGTATTTACATGTATGTGAATATATAGGAAGGAAAGGGATAGGGTTGAAAGAGTCGGGCGTCAACGGTAGTTACGCAATCTAACGCGTAATATAAGTGGGTTCCCA includes the following:
- the LOC107801481 gene encoding glutaredoxin-C9-like, translated to MQEALPYKLWQHFPTDFRTLNKSSSLLNQESKGDVKNMITENAVIVFGRCGCCMSHVIKCLLHFLGVNPVIYDIEEKYENEVVVKLENIGGGDRKDGGLQFPAVFIGGELFGGLDRIMAAHISGELTPVLKQAGALWL